A portion of the Nitrospirae bacterium CG2_30_53_67 genome contains these proteins:
- a CDS encoding prevent-host-death protein, which produces MKTISFTEFRKNASSLFSIVEDGEVIVVLRHGKPIAEIVPVSPKHGIPSWKRPGLRLSVKGVKLSSAILEERELEDVL; this is translated from the coding sequence ATGAAGACGATATCATTCACCGAATTTCGCAAAAATGCCTCAAGCCTTTTCTCTATCGTCGAGGATGGGGAGGTTATTGTTGTCTTGCGGCATGGTAAACCCATTGCTGAAATTGTACCGGTATCACCGAAGCATGGCATTCCGTCCTGGAAGAGACCGGGTTTAAGACTTTCAGTCAAGGGCGTAAAACTGTCTTCGGCCATTCTCGAGGAGCGCGAGCTTGAAGACGTTCTTTGA